The Podospora pseudocomata strain CBS 415.72m chromosome 3, whole genome shotgun sequence genome window below encodes:
- a CDS encoding hypothetical protein (COG:S; EggNog:ENOG503NX9U): MGLAIYLVIFLLSIAVLYYQATKSIPSRLNSDQAPKSRFELVPACASGLPTRADGIDIIFVHGLGSNPDSTWRATKHATRQATTTDIPEEAATDNEQFVNWVSDFLPSDLLPAVSRDVRLFFYNYDSYWKRDAVHTRLTNLGNELLEHIGGIRMSETEQSRSLIFVAHSFGGLVVKRALVQARASRDFGHVAEHVQTIIFLGTPHRGTSFGLWGWLAAKGLQPLGSNPSILADLEYDSFSLHDLHKDFMAVAPEDLRVFNFFEKRPTCILRLWFVRLERLCVHEQSATYEGRNVQNIGLSVDHFGLNKFASKNESYQSILSKLTESVRASARPVKHHYAVPLGRVYTYTERVGLSAELEQKLHIRHEKASVPYAVSVYGLGGVGKSQLALDYAEKHKHDYNPILWIDATDEETVRSSFKICAAELGLTVEGGENQGSIITDAGVRAVLRWLCDRSEADDEWLLIVDNADDVSWGIQKVMPKGNRGRVIITSRDEQSIKLVGGTCESVCVGDMSPPEGRALLLRHLQLDEELAPGGIKDDCDRLVKKLEFLALAIDIAGAYIGSHSPSDKALQRYLADYERHRDELLQTDFFKGLLATEKTVWTVWDTTLEKIAMENKGLQPDVLLTFLAHFKGGIIQDEMFRLASRGMEKVKANMGEKESEGIPFHLQQFLPLAGDKWDDFRYQQGCRLLLRYSLLQRVDGGWAGVTMHGLVRWRAMLSHRSWPWRQWYMVFVLAACCQNIEEEEPEFRRHLVGHLPDIHRDNGQEREYLLRYSSFIGATIGRIYYDEGRWEEAEKLFVQVMETRKIKLGADHPDTLRSMANLASTYRNQGRWEEAEKLEVQVMETSKTKLGADHPNTLTSMANLASTFWNQGRWEEAEKLFVQVMETRKIKLGADHPDTLTSMANLALTFWNQGRWEEAEKLFVQVMETRKIKLGADHPDTLTSMANLALTFWNQGRWEEAEKLQVQVMETSKSKLGADHPDTLTSMANLASTYRNQGRWKEAEKLQVQVMETSKTKLGADHPNTLTSMANLALTFWNQGRWEEAEKLQVQVMETSKTKLGADHPDTLTSMANLASTYRNHGRWEEAEKLQVQAMETSKIKLGADHPDTLTSMANLASTYRNQGRWEEAEKLEVQVMETSKTKLGADHPNTLTSMANLALTFWNQGRWEEAEKLEVQVMETRKTKLGADHPDTLTSMGNLASTYSNQSRWEEAETLEVQVMETRKTKLGADHPNTLTSIANLASTYRNQGRWEEAEKLEVQVMETRKTKLGADHPDTLTSMGNLASTFCNQGRWEEAEKLEVQVMETSKTKLGADHPDTLTSIANLALTFWNQGRWEEAEKLQVQVMETSKIKLGADHPDTLTSMANLASTYRNQSRWEEAEKLQVQVTETRKTKLGADHPNTLRSMANLALTFWNQGRWEEADKLEVQVMETRKTKLGADHPDTLTSMANLAFTWKSQGRHADALTLMKNCAQAQQRVLGDEHPYTLKSLATVAKWSS, encoded by the exons ATGGGCCTAGCTATATACCTGGTCATCTTCCTGCTCTCAATTGCAGTCCTCTACTACCAGGCCACGAAGAGCATCCCCAGCCGACTCAACTCCGACCAAGCTCCGAAATCAAGATTTGAGCTCGTTCCAGCGTGCGCCAGTGGTTTACCGACGAGGGCGGACGGGATTGA TATTATCTTTGTACACGGCCTAGGGTCCAACCCCGACTCGACATGGCGGGCGACGAAACATGCGACGAGACAAGCGACGACGACCGATATACCTGAAGAAGCGGCGACGGACAACGAGCAGTTTGTGAACTGGGTCAGCGACTTTCTCCCTAGTGACCTCCTTCCGGCGGTCAGCAGAGATGTCCGCCTATTCTTTTACAACTACGATTCATACTGGAAGAGGGATGCGGTGCACACACGGTTGACAAACCTTGGGAATGAACTGCTTGAGCATATCGGAGGGATCCGGATGTCCGAAACG GAGCAAAGCCGGAGCTTGATCTTTGTAGCACATAGTTTTGGGGGGCTCGTGGTTAAACGG GCACTTGTTCAAGCCCGAGCGAGTCGAGACTTTGGCCACGTCGCGGAGCATGTTCAAACAATTATCTTCCTGGGTACGCCGCATCGCGGGACCAGTTTCGGCCTATGGGGTTGGCTTGCGGCAAAGGGCCTCCAGCCTCTCGGGTCGAACCCGTCAATCCTGGCCGATTTGGAGTATGATTCATTTTCGCTACACGACTTGCATAAGGATTTTATGGCGGTGGCTCCAGAGGATTTGCGTGTGTTTAACTTCTTTGAGAAGCGGCCGACATGTATTCTTCGGCTATGGTTCGTTCGGCTAGAGCGACTT TGTGTCCATGAGCAATCCGCCACATATGAGGGCCGAAATGTTCAAAACATTGGGCTATCGGTCGATCACTTTGGGCTCAACAAATTTGCGTCGAAGAACGAAAGCTATCAGTCAATACTTTCGAAACTTACCGAATCAGTGAGAGCCTCCGCTCGGCCAGTGAAGCATCACTACGCTGTACCGCTCGGGAGGGTATATACCTATACGGAGCGGGTCGGACTGTCGGCGGAACTCGAGCAGAAGTTGCATATAAGGCATGAGAAAGCAAGCGTTCCATATGCAGTCTCTGTTTACGGATTGGGCGGTGTTGGTAAGTCGCAGCTAGCGCTGGACTACGCCGAGAAGCACAAACATGATTACAACCCAATTCTCTGGATAGACGCGACGGACGAGGAGACAGTACGATCTAGCTTTAAGATATGTGCTGCGGAGCTGGGACTCACAGTGGAGGGCGGCGAAAACCAAGGATCGATTATTACGGATGCAGGGGTCCGGGCAGTACTTAGATGGCTTTGCGACCGAAGTGAGGCGGATGACGAATGGCTTTTGATTGTGGATAATGCCGACGACGTTAGCTGGGGGATCCAGAAGGTCATGCCGAAGGGAAACCGAGGAAGGGTTATTATTACCAGCCGAGACGAGCAAAGTATCAAGTTAGTCGGCGGGACCTGCGAATCGGTCTGTGTTGGCGACATGTCGCCACCGGAAGGGAGGGCGCTTCTCCTCCGACATCTGCAACTCGACGAAGAGCTGGCCCCTGGGGGCATCAAAGACGACTGTGATAGGCTGGTGAAAAAGCTGGAATTCTTAGCACTTGCCATTGATATTGCTGGCGCCTATATCGGTAGCCATTCTCCTTCTGACAAGGCTTTGCAGCGATACCTCGCGGACTATGAGAGGCACCGCGACGAGCTCCTCCAGACGGACTTTTTTAAAGGGTTATTGGCGACGGAGAAGACGGTGTGGACAGTATGGGACACCACGCTCGAGAAGATCGCGATGGAAAATAAAGGCCTGCAACCTGATGTATTGCTGACGTTTCTTGCTCATTTTAAGGGCGGTATTATCCAGGATGAGATGTTTCGTCTGGCCAGTCGTGGCATGGAAAAGGTCAAGGCTAATATGGGGGAAAAGGAGAGCGAAGGGATACCCTTTCATCTCCAGCAATTCCTTCCACTCGCCGGAGACAAATGGGATGATTTTCGATATCAGCAGGGCTGCCGTCTACTGCTCCGTTATAGCTTGTTGCAGCGAGTCGACGGGGGGTGGGCTGGCGTGACAATGCATGGCCTGGTTCGGTGGCGGGCAATGCTAAGCCACCGAAGctggccatggcggcagtGGTATATGGTATTTGTTTTGGCAGCGTGCTGTCAGAacatcgaggaggaagagcctGAGTTCCGTCGACATCTAGTTGGACACTTGCCAGATATTCATAGGGATAATGGCCAGGAACGGGAGTATTTATTGAGATATTCAAGTTTCATCGGGGCGACGATAGGAAGAATATATTACGACGaaggccggtgggaggaggccgagaagctgtttgtgcaggtgatggagactcggaagatcaagcttggggccgatcatcCAGATACGTTAAGGAGTATGGCCAacttagcgtcgacatacaggaaccagggccggtgggaggaggccgagaagctggaggtgcag gtgatggagacgagtaagaccaagcttggggccgatcaccctaATACGCTGACaagcatggccaacttagcgtcgacattttggaaccagggccggtgggaggaggccgagaagctgtttgtgcaggtgatggagactcggaagatcaagcttggggccgatcacccagatacgctgacgagcatggccaacctagcgttgacattttggaaccagggccggtgggaggaggccgagaagctgtttgtgcaggtgatggagactcggaagatcaagcttggggccgatcacccagatacgctgacgagcatggccaacctagcgttgacattttggaaccagggccggtgggaggaggccgagaagctgcaggtgcaggtgatggagacgagcaagagcaagcttggggccgatcatccagatacgctgacgagcatggccaacttagcgtcgacatacaggaaccagggccggtggaaggaggccgagaagctgcaggtgcaggtgatggagacgagtaagaccaagcttggggccgatcaccctaatacgctgacgagcatggccaacttagcgttgacattttggaaccagggccggtgggaggaggccgagaagctgcaggtgcag gtgatggagacgagtaagaccaagcttggggccgatcacccagatacgctaacgagcatggccaacttagcgtcgacatacaggaaccatggccgatgggaggaggccgagaagctgcaggtgcaggcgatggagacgagtaagatcaagcttggggccgatcacccagatacgctgacgagcatggccaacttagcgtcgacatacaggaaccagggccggtgggaggaggccgagaagctagAGGTacaggtgatggagacgagtaagaccaagcttggggccgatcaccctaatacgctgacgagcatggccaacttagcgttgacattttggaaccagggccggtgggaggaggccgagaagctagAGGTACAG gtcaTGGAAActcggaagaccaagcttggggccgatcatcCAGATACGCTGACAAGCATGGGCAacttagcgtcgacatacagcAACCAGAGCcgatgggaggaggccgagacgctggaggtgcaggtgatggagactcggaagaccaagcttggggccgatcaccctaATACGTTGACGAGCATAGCCAacttagcgtcgacatataggaaccagggccggtgggaggaggccgagaagctggaggtgcaggtcaTGGAAActcggaagaccaagcttggggccgatcatcCAGATACGCTGACAAGCATGGGCAacttagcgtcgacattttgtaaccagggccggtgggaggaggccgagaagctagaggtgcaggtgatggagacgagtaagacaaagcttggggccgatcacccagatacgctgacgagcatagccaacctagcgttgacattttggaaccagggccggtgggaggaggccgagaagctgcaggtgcaggtgatggagacgagcaagatcaagcttggggccgatcacccagatacgctgacgagcatggccaacttagcgtcgacatatAGGAACCAGagccggtgggaggaggccgagaagctgcaggtgcaggtaacggagactcggaagaccaagcttggggccgatcaccctaATACGCTgaggagcatggccaacctagcgttgacattttggaaccagggccggtgggaggaggccgataagctggaggtgcaggtcaTGGAAACTCGGAAGACTAAGCTTGgagccgatcacccagatacgctgacgagcatggctAACCTCGCTTTTACTTGGAAAAGCCAAGGACGACACGCAGACGCTTTAACACTGATGAAGAACTGTGCTCAAGCTCAGCAGCGAGTGCTTGGCGACGAGCATCCATACACACTAAAGTCTCTGGCCACCGTAGCTAAGTGGAGTAGTTAG
- the SET5_2 gene encoding SET domain-containing protein 5 (EggNog:ENOG503NX13; COG:B), translated as MWAIHLLSLASGAAAVQQLIPRLSFADVCIGKPSPDIIDPKTVIHLREYICPALTGGEARYSSSDVTLEPPHPPPFAFRPASPEFESTNHCVDQYCVFHNQRFAHGRGMVAITTARNIQRLQALHKKSPPDLIPHVDEYDPTHLPYHEAAIPGKGLGLVANEKLSPGTTVMSLYPALIVHRTFFDQIPASAQAPLLSAAVDLLPEPLRKRFQEQMAHFSGDQIHSIIQTNSFQMDLSTKAPEGGHHYGNWPEVSRFNHDCRPNVVFQINPKTLQHVTTVVREVKPDEELTISYLDQMDMTENRKMRAFHAWGFDCSCAVCAGSAKEIKKSDRNLEEIKKIEGKLSGFTDKVDRKLLERLVRLYQEERLESKIAGGLTLVALNYNMLGDAKNAVRYAKLAEEAVVREFGEGNGDVKAMRELGRDPRGHFTWRGRAGR; from the coding sequence ATGTGGGCCATTCACCTACTATCACTCGCATCAGGCGCAGCAGCTGTCCAGCAACTCATCCCACGATTGTCCTTTGCAGACGTATGCATCGGCAAACCTTCCCCAGACATCATTGACCCGAAGACGGTCATCCATCTACGCGAGTACATCTGTCCCGCTTTGACAGGCGGTGAGGCCAGGTATTCCAGCTCAGATGTGACCTTGGAACCACCGCATCCGCCACCCTTTGCCTTTCGACCAGCGTCACCTGAATTTGAGTCGACCAACCACTGCGTCGACCAGTATTGCGTCTTCCACAACCAAAGGTTCGCTCACGGACGTGGCATGGTAGCCATCACCACTGCCCGCAACATCCAACGCCTCCAGGCTCTTCACAAAAAGTCGCCCCCTGATCTTATTCCACATGTGGATGAATACGATCCCACCCACCTACCATACCACGAGGCGGCCATTCCAGGGAAGGGATTAGGCTTGGTGGCAAACGAGAAGCTTTCCCCAGGAACCACCGTCATGTCCCTCTACCCTGCCCTCATTGTCCACCGGACCTTCTTCGACCAAATCCCTGCTTCGGCCCAAGCCCCGTTGCTCTCCGCGGCCgttgacctcctccccgaacCCCTTCGGAAACGCTTCCAAGAACAAATGGCGCACTTTTCGGGGGATCAAATCCACTCCATCATCCAGACTAACTCCTTCCAAATGGACCTCAGCACCAAAGCCCCGGAGGGCGGCCACCACTACGGCAACTGGCCTGAGGTCAGCAGGTTCAACCACGACTGCCGCCCCAATGTCGTTTTTCAAATCAACCCGAAAACCCTACAGCACGTCACCACCGTTGTCCGAGAGGTGAAGCCGGACGAGGAACTGACAATTTCTTATCTCGATCAAATGGACATGACGGAAAACCGGAAGATGAGGGCGTTTCATGCTTGGGGGTTTGACTGCTCTTGTGCTGTTTGTGCGGGGAGCGCGAAGGAGATTAAAAAGTCGGATAGGAATTTGGAGGAGATCAAAAAGATTGAGGGGAAACTGAGCGGGTTTACGGATAAGGTGGATAggaagttgttggagaggttggtgaggttgtatcaggaggagaggttggagagtaAGATTGCGGGAGGGTTGACGTTGGTGGCGTTGAATTATAATATGTTGGGGGATGCGAAGAATGCGGTCAGGTATGCCaagttggcggaggaggcggtggtgagggagtttggggaggggaatggggATGTGAAGGCTatgagggagttggggagggatCCGAGGGGGCATTTTacttggagggggagggctgggaggtga